In Cedecea neteri, a single genomic region encodes these proteins:
- the zapE gene encoding cell division protein ZapE — MQNLSPASRYQQALAEGSFQPDDVQREAIMRLDAIWQALSVAPTPAPSGGLLTKFGKLFGKKEVQAGQEPARGLYMWGGVGRGKTWLMDMFFQSLPGERKLRLHFHRFMLRVHEELAQQQGHTDPLEIIADGFKAETDVLCFDEFFVSDITDAMLLGTLMKALFARGITLVATSNIPPDDLYRNGLQRARFLPAIEAIKRYCDVMNVDAGIDYRLRTLTQAHLWLSPLNADSALQMEKLYVALAGAKREGAPVLEINHRPMVTMGATNQTLAIDFSTLCVDARSQHDYIALSRQFHTVLLFNVTVMTTLMESEARRFIAMVDEFYERHVKLVVSAETELFNIYQGERLKFEFQRCLSRLQEMQSEEYLRQPHLP, encoded by the coding sequence ATGCAAAATCTCTCTCCTGCATCGCGCTACCAGCAGGCCCTGGCAGAAGGCAGTTTTCAACCTGATGATGTGCAACGCGAAGCGATTATGCGCCTGGACGCTATCTGGCAAGCATTATCCGTTGCACCAACGCCTGCGCCTTCCGGTGGGTTGCTGACTAAGTTCGGCAAGCTGTTCGGTAAAAAAGAGGTTCAGGCCGGGCAGGAGCCCGCCCGGGGTTTGTATATGTGGGGAGGCGTGGGCCGAGGTAAAACCTGGCTGATGGATATGTTTTTTCAGAGTTTGCCGGGAGAGCGCAAACTCAGGCTGCACTTTCACCGCTTTATGCTTCGGGTTCACGAAGAGCTGGCGCAGCAGCAGGGCCACACCGATCCGCTGGAAATTATTGCTGACGGCTTTAAGGCTGAAACGGATGTGCTGTGCTTCGACGAATTTTTTGTCTCTGATATCACCGATGCGATGCTGCTGGGTACATTAATGAAAGCGCTTTTTGCGCGGGGCATCACGCTGGTGGCCACGTCGAACATCCCGCCGGATGATTTGTACCGCAATGGGCTGCAGCGCGCGCGGTTCTTACCCGCCATCGAAGCAATTAAACGCTATTGCGACGTGATGAACGTGGATGCCGGGATTGATTACCGCCTGAGAACGCTGACTCAGGCGCACCTTTGGCTGTCACCGCTGAATGCAGACTCCGCGCTGCAAATGGAAAAGCTTTATGTCGCTCTGGCCGGGGCAAAGCGCGAAGGGGCGCCGGTACTGGAAATCAACCATCGGCCAATGGTGACGATGGGGGCTACGAACCAGACGCTGGCTATCGATTTCAGCACGCTATGCGTGGACGCGCGCAGCCAACATGATTACATCGCGCTTTCGCGCCAGTTCCACACCGTCCTGCTGTTTAATGTAACGGTGATGACAACGTTGATGGAGAGTGAGGCACGCCGTTTTATCGCTATGGTGGACGAATTCTATGAGCGCCATGTCAAGCTGGTTGTGTCCGCTGAGACCGAGCTATTCAATATTTATCAAGGGGAAAGGCTTAAGTTTGAGTTCCAGCGCTGTCTTTCCAGGCTGCAGGAAATGCAAAGTGAAGAGTATTTGCGCCAGCCTCATCTGCCGTGA